A window from Podospora bellae-mahoneyi strain CBS 112042 chromosome 1 map unlocalized CBS112042p_1, whole genome shotgun sequence encodes these proteins:
- the cms1 gene encoding Protein cms1 (BUSCO:EOG09264KTU; EggNog:ENOG503P1I7; COG:S) — MAPEVQSKKRKIDDEGVLVKKAKKKQKKQREDEADLDVEAGLNKAFARMDGQLLADQLAQKTSRFGTELSPIELSDLYISANAIKDTTSYEKPRNLENLPDFLEKFSAEPEKLNNASKTCGAPHTLVVSAAGLRAADTVRALRTFQKKGNTVAKLFAKHFKVEEQVAFLQKNRSGMAVGTPQRLVDLIENGALATSHLKRIIVDASHIDQKKRGIVDMRETLMPLVRLLSRKEFKDKYTDPDHPIDLIFY, encoded by the exons ATGGCGCCCGAGGTccagagcaagaagaggaagatcgACGACGAGGGTGTACTCGtcaagaaggcaaagaagaaacagaagaagcagcgtgaggatgaggccgaCCTGGATGTCGAGGCTGGTCTGAACAAGGCGTTCGCTCGGATGGACGGCCAGCTCCTGGCTGATCAACTTGCTCAAAAGACGTCTCGTTTTGGCACAGAGCTCAGTCCCATTGAGCTCTCAGATCTTTACATTTCGG CCAACGCCATCAAAGACACCACTTCGTATGAGAAGCCGAGAAATCTCGAAAACCTACCAGATTTCCTGGAGAAGTTTTCAGCCGAGCccgagaagctcaacaaTGCATCCAAGACGTGTGGTGCCCCGCATACACTAGTTGTCTCGGCTGCCGGTCTCCGAGCCGCTGATACTGTCAG AGCACTCAGGACGTTCCAAAAGAAGGGCAACACAGTCGCCAAGCTG TTTGCCAAGCATTTCAAGGTAGAAGAACAGGTCGCCTTTCTCCAAAAGAACCGCAGTGGCATGGCGGTTGGCACGCCTCAGCGCCTGGTTGATCTCATCGAGAATG GGGCGCTCGCTACTTCGCATCTCAAAAGGATAATTGTTGATGCTTCACATATTGACCAGAAGAAGCGGGGGATTGTGGACATGAGGGAGACTTTGATGCCGCTTGTGAGGCTTCTGTCGAGGAAGGAGTTCAAGGACAAGTATACGGATCCCGACCACCCGATCGATCTCATCTTTTACTAA